GGTGCGGACCCGCACGTCGGCGAACACGTCTTCGGCCCTGGTCAGCAGTCGACGGTGGGATAACAGGGCCATGGGGTTGCCCTCAAAGGAGACTTCGCCGTTCAAAACAGCCTCCTCAGCCGACAGATCCCCTTGGGCAATGGCCACCGCAGTGTTCCGGCTCTGGCAGAAAACCACCGCCGGATCGGTGGCCGCTCCGGTGCGGACACGGGCGCCGTTGCTGTCGAACACCATGTGGAACACCACTTCGCCTACCCGCTGTTCCACTGCGAATCGCTCGCCATCCGGAGCGCGCAGCCCCGATGCCGCCAGCGCAGCGTCAGCCTCTTGGATCCACTCGTCGCTCAAGTACTCCAGCACCAAACCTCTACGGTACTGAGTGTCCCTCATGGCAGCAGCACCGACACACCGACTGTGGGCCGAATCGTGGTACGGCGATTTTGCCGCGCCCGACGGCTCGCTAGGGGGCTACGCGCAGCTCACGCTGTGGCCCAATCTGGGG
This window of the bacterium genome carries:
- a CDS encoding SCP2 sterol-binding domain-containing protein, whose product is MLEYLSDEWIQEADAALAASGLRAPDGERFAVEQRVGEVVFHMVFDSNGARVRTGAATDPAVVFCQSRNTAVAIAQGDLSAEEAVLNGEVSFEGNPMALLSHRRLLTRAEDVFADVRVRTVWDS